From one Pieris brassicae chromosome 5, ilPieBrab1.1, whole genome shotgun sequence genomic stretch:
- the LOC123709379 gene encoding cytochrome c oxidase assembly protein COX18, mitochondrial — translation MGSQIICKYFIKLRRPSYHLSRGLVSNREEKYNRLDKLINANLNNVFVNQKRNFSLEPIITWQQETYMSISNSSLVNFMQDGLHSFHEASGLTWWSTIVTSTLLIRACMTLPLSIYQNYILAKVENIGLELKDLVNELKKETAMARKVYNLSDKQTVILYKRSLKKQWRKLIERDNCHPLKATIVIWFQIPLWVCMSFAIRNLINMHPPSPSALVTFMELSTGGIGWIPNLTEPDHSYILPVVFGLTNLAIIEIQKMSKLREPSKLQNIFTNVFRGFTLVMIPVAANVPSCLCLYWVTSSIFGLIQNLCLLSPSLRRKLRIPLVPSELEDPYRHLKQEISFKLKNILKIA, via the coding sequence atgggtagtcaaataatttgtaaatatttcattaaattgagAAGACCAAGCTATCACCTGTCTCGCGGGCTTGTTTCTAACCgagaagaaaaatataatagactTGATAAACTTATCAATGCTAACCTAAATAATGTTTTCGTAAACCAAAAAAGGAATTTTTCACTAGAACCTATAATTACATGGCAACAAGAAACTTATATGAGTATTTCAAACAGTAGTCTAGTAAATTTTATGCAAGATGGGTTACATAGTTTTCACGAAGCATCTGGTCTCACTTGGTGGTCCACAATTGTAACttcaactttattaataagagCATGTATGACTCTTCCACTCTCAATTtaccaaaattatatattagccAAAGTAGAAAACATTGGTTTGGAGCTTAAAGACTTAGTTAATGAGTTAAAAAAAGAGACTGCAATGGCAagaaaagtttataatttaagtgaTAAGCAGACagtgattttatataaaaggtcACTTAAAAAGCAATGGAGAAAACTTATAGAGAGAGATAACTGTCATCCATTAAAAGCAACAATAGTTATTTGGTTTCAAATCCCTCTTTGGGTGTGCATGTCATTTGcaataagaaatttaattaacatgcATCCTCCATCTCCATCTGCATTGGTTACATTTATGGAACTATCTACTGGTGGTATAGGGTGGATACCAAATTTAACAGAACCTGACCATTCATACATTTTGCCAGTTGTATTTGGTTTGACAAATTTGGCTATaattgaaatacaaaaaatgtcaaaattgaGAGAGCCatcaaaattacaaaacatatttacaaatgtttttaGAGGATTTACATTAGTAATGATACCTGTTGCCGCAAATGTACCGTCATGTCTATGTCTGTATTGGGTTACATCCAGTATCTTTGGATTGATACAAAACCTATGTCTACTATCACCATCCTTAAGAAGAAAGTTGAGGATACCCTTGGTACCAAGTGAACTTGAAGATCCATACAGACATTTAAAACAAGAAATtagctttaaattaaaaaatatactaaaaatagcCTAA